Within the Arachis duranensis cultivar V14167 chromosome 10, aradu.V14167.gnm2.J7QH, whole genome shotgun sequence genome, the region TCATATCACCTAAAACCAATAAAGAGTTCAGGGTGAAAGACTACCCAAGTTTTATTCCCTTCATAGatgcaaaaaaattaacttcgcatccatatgtaagttttcatttgtaaaatttgttAGTACCGTTCTTTACTTATatgccaaataaaataacacactgTTGAAATATGGCAATCCTTCAGATTTTTGCACCTGTTTGTCACGCGGACCATTGGTGGTTATGCGTGATTGATACAAGAAAGCGGAGATTTCATATACTTGACCCGCTACACAAGAAAGCTCCAAGCGATCAGAGAAAGAAGCTTAATAAATTCACTGTAAGTTGGCTCTGTGTtctcctttgggtgtattttgtggaaccatttgggtgtattttgttgatCAAGTTGGGTGTATGTTGTTTATTCAGTTGGTTGTATCttgtgcattcatttgggtgtatttcattcgggtgtattactgatttgttttggtatttaaggGATATGTAATTTCAAGAATGAGAGCATATGTTGGCGGGGAACCTCTGAAGAAAggcgagaaggagaaggaaattaAAGCATCATACGTCAAAATATCAGGCCAAAAATCAACGTATAAATTTGTGACTCTGAACATCAAACTTTCCTAAAtgagatttgtaatttattttcttcattttcagaTATGACTGCGCTATCTATGTTATGTAGTGGCTTGAGTTAATTGAGCCGGAAAACATTAAAAAGGGGAAGTATGAATGGAATAATTGAAAACAGGTAACTGTCTTTAGAACTATATAACTCTGTATTACTTTAATGAATTAATATTGGTGTTTAAACAGaatatactttttaattgtagGATGAGGTGGACCACTATAGAGCGGAGTATGCTTCGCGGATACTATTCAATGAAATGAGTAAAGAGAGAGATGAAGCAATTAGAGCGAGTAATGCAATAAGACTGTCGAAGCCATACTCCGTATTATTGAGTCCGTTTTGTCAGATAAATTCTACTgatatagaaaatgagtaatcCAACTACTAGCTAGTTTGTAAATTGAACAAATACTGTAAAAAATTGCCATTTATAAACAACTTCTattcaatgaaatttttttccatAGTTAAACTATATGTGCTGTTAAACTGtctgtgctgtattcaaaagTTGTATTACATGTGGTTAAATATGAAGGAAAACATCAAGGCAGATCTAAAGACAGATTATAAAATTTACACCCAACGGGGGGTTTAATATACACCCAAGATTTCttaaaatatacacccaaactctaTGTGCTGTTAAACTGtctgtgctgtattcaaaatgtatgaattacaggtatcaaaatatgaagaaaaatatcaaatcaaatatacacccataacCTGCGATTTTTTAAACCCAACTAAAGTTGAACNNNNNNNNNNNNNNNNNNNNNNNNNNNNNNNNNNNNNNNNNNNNNNNNNNNNNNNNNNNNNNNNNNNNNNNNNNNNNNNNNNNNNNNNNNNNNNNNNNNNNNNNNNNNNNNNNNNNNNNNNNNNNNNNNNNNNNNNNNNNNNNNNNNNNNNNNNNNNNNNNNNNNNNNNNNNNNNNNNNNNNNNNNNNNNNNNNNNNNNNNNNNNNNNNNNNNNNNNNNNNNNNNNNNNNNNNNNNNNNNNNNNNNNNNNNNNNNNNNNNNNNNNNNNNNNNNNNNNNNNNNNNNNNNNNNNNNNNNNNNNNNNNNNNNNNNNNNNNNNNNNNNNNNNNNNNNNNNNNNNNNNNNNNNNttcgttttcttcttctttgcggcatttgcaatctgtttgtccaactttgaacctagcctattttttggacgtcctcttgttTGGATCCTTGGcgggctttgaagctcgttaacggattccaagttgacatcttcgtgggataaagaagatgtccctttccttttggcttttaatGATTCCATCCAGCCATGACGTTATCGTACGCACGGTGCAGAAATGCAGTCATCTCCTCCGATTCGGATGCAAATTCGCAAATATTTTGCGAACGAAAAACCAATTGGTCAAACCTCTTGCTTCTTGCTCCATCAGTGGCTCgtcgtggctgctcttgatgtgtgtgtgtcgcctctttaccttcttgctccatcgttccagtatatatctaggtgacacttggcttacttgttcaaagcttaacacgcttagtgCGTGACGACAGAGTATCCCTCtcgactcgaataataagcattggcattttacctcggctgcaactgagtcgtaagtaaccacaaacttgttgaatattgagctggaaactTGTTCTCCGACTTCGTATACTGAATAGCCTAGAGCGGAATTCGTTAATCTGGTGATGCAATTTGCCTTTCCTCTGAATTGCGCTTGGACTTCCCTAAACTTTTGATGAGTGTACAcatcttgaaactgagcttcaatggaggatttggttgcacacggtatgaccgtatgaaaatctgcagcatctgattctctctctgcttgctccCTGCTTCCGAGGCAATTATTGTATTGTTTGAAGAACTAAATAAGCGAGCTGTTCCGGGTgataaacttgttaaaaaatgaatgcatgctctcgctcctttgtgtgcttctcatccctgcccagaagtggtgatccagatagataggaacccatatatgacggtcttcatacagatctgcataatacacccaaacacaaactataaatacacccgaaaaaacatgcaatttacacctctgctgcagattttaaaaagacattacctgaaagccacttgttgtccacaagaccaaaattcagcaGAAAATGGTTCCAATTCCTATCGAATGAGTCTTTGCTATGAGAGTTAAAAACAATTTGGCTCATTTCTCGTTCAATATCTGCATGTCCCTTGTacccgtttaatttgcttggaatcttcttcatgatgtgccaaatacaccaacggtgaattattgttggcatacaggcctctaaagcccttttcattgatgcgcattaatcggtgagaaaccctttcggagcgtttcctcccatgcaacgaagccaacatttaaataaccatttgaatgattcaatttcttcgtttttcatcaaagagcatccgagaagtgttgactgaccgtggtgattcaccccgacaaaagaaccacagaccaaattatacctgaaaACAAATTACCATAGTGCAGAATACAAAATCATTAGGTACACCCCAACACATGCTTCGTATACACCCAAAAAACAGCCAATATACACCTCTGCTGCGGAttcataaaaatacattaatttagcatcataaacagGGNNNNNNNNNNNNNNNNNNNNNNNNNNNNNNNNNNNNNNNNNNNNNNNNNNNNNNNNNNNNNNNNNNNNNNNNNNNNNNNNNNNNNNNNNNNNNNNNNNNNNNNNNNNNTTGGCCCAAAAAGCCAGCTTAATCGATTAATCCTCCTCGAGTTGaagctcaaaaaagaaattatgattcttctctttcattcttaacaaatatttcccgaattcctttgcatcttcttgttcgGAAATATTCCGCACTTCCCTggtaatgtaattcctcacgttcttttcgataaaatttaactcgcggtgacccccggcagccgcaacaaatgattggtaggttttgcttggtctgataccggcctcctcattattctctattgtacgacGAATGGACAGGCTTAGTTCCTtgtgctgtttgagcatctctgctttacttggacagcaggggtgtgaatgatccagcacaacctttgaaatgatccaagcaccgacatccttcaatgtgtgtatataaattcttgcaggacagtTTAAACCGGCTGTCGGATTTGTCTTCTCGgtcggagatattttagatttccattttcgctctctgctacatgtaatcaatttcTATTTGTGCTACGAACTCTTGTAAAAAACCCTGCAGCCTTGGCGTAGTTTCTGTAAAATTttccagcatcttcaagggtggtaaaagtcattccaaccttcggaataaattagtcatcaacaacagagagaggctgcagaatacaccatgtcaaaaactataaatacacccatagatatgattcaaatacacccaatcatgtctaaTATGATACACCCGAACCGTaacaactcaactaaaatgacaataaaagccataaactataaatacacaggctgcagaatacaccatgtcaaaaactaaaaacacacccaatcatgtctgatataatacaccTGAACAACAATAActcaattaaaataacaaaaaactaGTAAAGTgtaaatacacccacacttctagaaaaaatacacccaaaaaagacctgatctacacccgagcttctgctataaattccaaaTAATTAATCACAACTAATATATTGAATCGACAGATTCATGTTAACGTGTTAGTTTCACAGTCAATGTTCAGCAATTTTTCAactacacaatgctatacaaattactgCAAGAAAATTCATACTAATCctatgtaaatcaaacctcaggaacttcattagattcaaattcataatccaccTCGCCTGGATTCAGCTGACAATCCGAGGTTAAatgatccattatcttcaaaacgagttcaaactttgatttcagaaaacaacaaattaaaatagaaaacgaAACTCGAGTTGCACAAAGAGAGGAAAGTAACGTAAACGAAGAACATACCAGTgagaaaaggagaggaaaagaacGATGGAGAAGAAGGAGGGAAGACGCGCAAGAAGAAGAacaatcaaatatcaaaataacgaaaacaaagaaggaaacaaatcttttaaatttggtaatTAGATATACGCAGGATCTTATATAGCGCGTGTATACAACGTATGTGGAACAGCgcgtttttttgttttattgcttaatgaacttgtaaagcatacaagccctaatggcttgtatgcagagcttttctgatattttatatttttaattatgtaagCTTGATTAGTTTAGGTCTTACTAATATAAGTAAATATATAATGTGATAGGcatgtatttaaaattatattatttattcttttttaaattaagaaaattaaaagattgatattttcatgtattatatataatattttaaataaattatatttttaaaatattttgatgaaaaattatattatataatagcTGTTTTACTAAAAATAGGAAAACTCGAATCTGCGACCTCTTTGACGAATATATagagattatgtcatttgagttataactcattggcacattatataataatatctttaataaaattagttaattaaataaattttaaatataataatttaattatttgtcaaataatctaaaataaaattttatttatcttatctttttatgttagtgtttaaaattttattttaatattataaaaatttcttacataataaataatcgtattgaataaaaaatactcatatttttgtatttatatgctttttatttaattatttaaaaataaaaaattttattgccATTTAAAGTattgtatattaaaatatttatttatgtaagatattctatatttattagaatCCATCAATATAGCCTttgatttttatctaataaaatttaatagtcTATCTCAATATATCGCATCCAATAAACACATAATTGTTCATTTTAGAGATACCTTGACAAAGCTACATATACAAATATCTAAGAAATTCTGTAATTTATAAGACATTAACATAGGAATCTTTTCCTGCTAGGAGTGAGGGCAAGTTGCAATTTTCATATAATTGGAGATGGACCAAACGCGCAAGCAACgaatttttaaaactcaaaaatatgaCGCAAACTTGCACAGCAATTCAGATTCctaaaatcaacaaaattacTGTCGCTtttgattcacacttttcagtTTTCCCTCTCAACAACCAACTTCACAAACCCAACTACTTTTTCCTTCCACGCAACTGCATGTTTTTCCCCTTCCTTTCACACCAAAAACCCTCCCATTTTCAGTtacattttagaaaaattaaccCTGTAACTGCCCTTTCCCCCACTTTAACCTCCTCTTCTTCGTTATCATCGCAAAAAGATTGGATCTTTTTCTAATGGGGGGCCAAGAAAAGAAGATCGATCAAAGAACAAGGAAAGAGATTATTACGGCTTTCACAGTTTCTTCTCATCACAAGTATGCAGGGATTGACCTTATGCAGAACTGTGATCTTCCCCCACCTTCCAAGGTTTTTGTTGGACCGGATGAGACCATTGTGTTTCCGATGAATCGGGCCTGTGATGCTGTGGGTAAAGAAGGAGAGGAAGAACAACGGGATGGGAGACATTATGGTACTTATGGTGGTGAAAACGGTGGTGGCGATGATAGAGATAAAATTGAACTTCTGAAGGCCCTGCGAGCTTCGCAGACTCGTGCCAGGGAAGCGGAGAAGAAGGCTGCAGTTCTGAGGAAAGAAAGGGATGGTCTTTCAGTGGCTCTGGTGGAGGAGGCTATGCAGTTGTTCGCGTATCGGCAGCATGTGAGATTGCTTGAGCTTCAAGTTTTGCACTTGCGATCGCTGTGGCCGGAGAAGAAACATGTAAATTGTTGCGCTGACACAATAGGATCATCATCGATGGAAGATGGCTCTGCCTCTGATGGAGAAAGGTCAAATGTAAAATTTGTTCTGGCTTTGGCTCTTACTTTGGGGATTGGAGTGACCACTGTTCTTGCTTGCAAATACTTCTTGTAAACTCGCCAACTTCTATTGAAGTTGTTTCTATATAATGATTGCACATGCAACTAGTGAACAAATATTTTTGACTCACGAATCAATAATGTTCTAAACAACGGTTAAGCATTCCCTATTGAGTAAATGCTCTGACTTTTGTAAACGACCAATTACGTCCCTTAAATTGAAAAATGTGAATTCACGTTCATTCCTAAATAAATTGCCGTCTTAACAGTGTTGATGTGTGTTGTACATTTGGAAAAGGAAGGTTGGTAGATTATTCACTGTGACTAGGGATACCAGTCACGAAGCAACTCGTGGGAGGAACTAAAATCACTCTCTTCCTCAAGGAGGATCAGGTAATACAGAGACCTTAGCCCCATTTTGATTTCTATTTGTTCATAAGTTTGATGTTTTTTGTTGTCGTTGTTTTCTTCGGTATTGAATATGGTTTTACTCTTGGTATTCTATATGATATGAAGATGTTTAGGTTAATAGGTTGATACTCTGAATCCCTCCACCAACATCAATACACATGATGTTAAAGATGGCAGCAAATCCAAACCAGTTTCCACTGGAATGACTCCTTTCCCAACTACTTTACAGATGAATGAACTATTTGGGTCATAAAAAGGGATTGAATTGCAtttggaaattcaaattttattgtcattagtgTTACATGTTGATTAGTGGAATGGACCATAGAGTTTCGTGTAAATTGATATTCATATTTATGGCTCGTTTGAATTCACTTCATGATCCATTACAATGAAAACTATAATAATCCGACAAATAACAGTTTTACATTTAAATGTCTGATTCAATTGCCACATGATTGCAGGTGGGTACTTCTGTTGGAACTACAGGAGTTGATCATGCGTTAGAGAGCATCCACAATATCAGGGAGGCATTTCCAGAGCTCTGGGAAGCCAACGAAAAGCATGAAATTGTCAAGTATAATGTTGCAATTGCGGCATCAGTGATAGCTCAGTTCAAAATACAAGTTTACTCTCTAGTGCCTTGTTTTGTGTAAGCGCTTATCTGATCAATGTAATTGTCaagttatttgaattttttatacaaATGAATATTTTGACCAGTAAAGACGAAGAACAGAAGAGAAGAGATGATGAAAATTGGGATGGGAGGTTAAGGTTTTATTATTCAAGATGGATTGATTTGGGCATTAGAAAACAAATCTGGACACCAATTTGAACCATGCTCAACCTTTGTCTACGTTAGCATACTGTTAGAATGCCAAGTTAGCAATTAACAGTACACATCAGCACTGTTAAAGTGGCAATTCACTCGGGGACAAACAAGaattcacattttttaatttaagagaCGAAATTAGTCATTACGAAAGTCAAAGATTTAATTGATGAACGTTTTGAATTTCGAAAACCAAATCGGACATTTACTCATTCCCTATCTGCGTTCATATACTTAAAACTGATGTGCCAAACAATAGTCTTAGGCTCGTAGCACTCTGCGTTAACATACTTAAAACTGTTCTCAGACGCCAAACAAAGAGTTACGCGCTCTGTTTGTGTTCATATAAACCTGTTGAGAGTATTGATATAATATCCAAGATATTTTCAAACATCTTACTAAATAGTAAATACTacatgaaaaattaagaaaacgTTTAGGAGTATCTACTAAGAAAATACATCTTTACTCAACTGTAATTCTAGATTGCTTAGGTAAAGCCATCTAACGGTCCAATTGAACTGTTTTAGAGCTAAATGACGTCATTATTACGTTATACAGAAGCCGAAGAACAAGGAAAGTGAGGCTTCTACCATTTAGCTCTGGTAACTGAATACTATTATTTACATTCAAAGAAGTTAAAGTAAGCTGTACACATTCCTACGCCAATTTACAATATGCACAAACTAGAATGAGGCATTCTCGGTATATAAATTACAACATTACTCAAATGATGGCCATGTGTATATTTCTCAAATGGTCATAGCAATTATCACTACTTCCAAAGAATTCCAAGCAAACCCAGCACACATGCTTCCCACACTTGCACTCAATATGGTTGCAACCATCTACCTTCTCAATTGTATACCCACAAGATGGGCACCGCTTAACATGTTCTTTACCGCTGCACCATGCCTTCAGCGATGAGTCGGGGTCGTCCTTGAATTCCCGATATTGATCGCATGATATGTACGGATGATACTCCAAGTGGCACCTTGTACAAGTTTCTGAATAACATGCCCCGCATACAAATGGCTCACCGGCTGTCCCAGGATCAGCAACTCGATAAACGGAGGGGCAGTCAGGTGACGGGCAAAATCTGTATGTTCCCCCACTGGATGCCACAAAAGATCCCAAAGAAGCCCTGAAAAGTTCCTCCAACTTGTCACCCAGTAAGAGAGCCTTCAAATCTGTGACCAGAATGGGATCTCCACAGCCCTCCCGAGCACAACATATCGGGAAAGTACCTTGGTTTCTTATAGCAGATTCGCATTGATCCACCAGGCATGAACGGCAGAATAAGTGACAACAACCTTCAAGCAGATATCCATCCTCAACCTCACACAAGCAAATTGGGCAACTAGGTCCGGTGCCCAATCCCTCAACAGCACGATGACTAGAACGCACGATCTCAAAAATGAACTCCTCTACTTTTTGTTTCAACTCCTTGTTGCCACGAAGATAGATTATCTGGCGGCGTATGTTTAGTACAAGATCTGCCCCAGGTACCTTCACTTTCAATCCACTAAGATCTGGTCCAAATTGCTTCACCACCTGCTTCATTAAGTCAGGAGGTAGATCCCGGCCCCTCAGATGGATTTCCAATTGCTTTGCCTCATGGAAAGAGAGTAGGGATTGAATCAGTTTCTGCTGAGCCAAGCAAACCTTGTCTGGGGGCCCAAACACACGTACACTCAGGTTGTACCTGTCAATAAGAATGTAAGTTCCTGTCTCCTGCTGCAATGAGCTTTTGAGATTAAAGCCCTCTCGAGAGAGCAAGAGTTGCACAACTGCAGGGGTGAGGCTGGCATGGTCGATTCTTTTCCCTCTTGATAATTCTTCGAAAGGTCTCCGAACTTCTGCTACTGTCTGTGTGGCATTTGCTGTAATTTTCAATCTCTGGGAGCCATTGGAAGTCTTTTCCAGTCTACATTCAACACCTTAATCCAACAAAACTGATAACTGTCAGCACTCAAACTGTAGtgtaaaacaaataaataaatacatacacCAATATTAAAGGAACTCAGCAACATAGTAATGATAGTGGATTTAACTTGCAAACATAGATAAAACAATGAAATGTTAATAAAGAACAAATGATCAAATTCATAGACATGCACATATCGGACCAATGATCAAAATGCACTACTGATTTCTACTTCATTTTTGTCGTCATCCTTTTCTGAGGCAGAACCCTGGAAATCTAAGTAGGTAAGTATATTCAAATCTACGGATGAGAACATTTTAGGAAACTAAATTGGATATAGTGCACAAGTCCCGGCTTATGCAAGGTCCTAGGAAGAAGCAAACCAAGGGTATAATGTAGGCATCCTAGACACAAGAACCAATAGCTGATTCCAGGACTTGAACATGTGACTTTATGGGAGCAACTAAACCATTGTTCCAAAGCTCCATTCCTtttggttaaaataataaaaataaaaataaaagtctaTCAGCACAATGGAACAATGGAATTGAGGGAAAAAAATCAGAGCATAGAACATATCAAGTTGCAGCGTGTACTTTACGAGTAAAATGCTTAGAATGTCAAAAAGAGGCATAGAAAGATGGGTTACAAACATCCAAGgaagaaaagatacaaaataatgaaatacCCTTTAAATTACTGAAGCTTTTAAGTATTTTCTCCAATTCTTCCCTAATTACACGGTACACTGGCAGAGGAACTATCAAGGAGCTATGGAAGACGCGCTGACATTTTATCTTCTGCCATGAAAGACATCCTGGCAACACCTTTCCCTCAATTTGCTCTAAAGCTTTTGCTGCCTCTAAATGTAGTCTTCCATCAAACGTGATTAAAGCTCTCATGGATACATCCCTGGGCTCAGGTTGGAAGACTTGAACCCGACAAGAGTTAATATGGGGATCTTTCTTGGGCATGAAGGGGGAAATTTCTTTAAGAAGCGCCTCTTCACAGGCACTGACTGGTGGATTCCCAACAGCATCTCCTCTAATCAAGAAAAAGTCTGAAATCCTTATACTTGTAGCATTTCTTACTACATCTAAAATTTCAGCATCTGAGAGCTCCTTGTCAAACCCACTTATCACCACACTATCCACATCCTTTCTACCAGGTTCACACCGTACATACCTTCCTCCTATAGAAAGGCTATAGAAATCTCTCAACATGATGTCAACATCCTTTATGTCACATTTAACTATCGCAACCCCCTTGCTAAGCCTACGAGGCCAAAAGATTTTTGCTTTGACGGCAGGAAACAAAAATGATTTATCTCCAGAAGCTGTTTGTGAGTGAGAAATTTTCAAAGGAGAGCCACAAAACTCTTCACCATCTAGCTCAGCAGCTCTTAAAGCAGCATCCGGGGAAAGAAATGTAATCCTGCCCCACTTTTCCCTGTCATCAACATCCCTCCCAGTGCATGTGTACTTGTGGACAGAACAGACACTTGCTGAGGTATTCTTCTCCAAAAACATCAGGAGCTGTTTGTCTTCAATTGCATCTGTGTTTGGGTGACAAACGTCAACACTCAGGGAACGCTTCCCAAGTTCTAAATGCTTAATTTCTGCACCAGAGCCAAACAAAGCTATAGGTGAGAAACCAGACCCATGATACAAACATTTTTCAATACACTCGGTACGTAACCACTTTTTCTCACATTCTAAAACCTCATTTACATATTGAACGGCTGTTTCCATATCATGTGATGTGGCATATAACTGAATGTCATTGTGGTCAACATTAACTTCAATGGAAATTCGTTCATCCTCACAAACTTTCCGTATGCGTGACACAAGACTAATCAAATTACCGTTGCCTTTTCCACaaaatttcttgagaagagTACAACAAAAACCAGACAATGTCCTGGTTTCCAATTTCCGCTTTTCCATATTGCACACATCGAACAAGGGAGGAGGGTCAAGGCTGTGCAATGATTCAAAATCAAAAGCACTTACACAGACCAAATATTGATTAGAATGTGAAAGAAGCTCACTAAAAACCACCCAACTAGGTTTCTGAGCAAATACAAGCAATGAACAAGATGGATGAAGCTGAACATGTTGTCCAGTTTGTGCCACTTCATAACCAAGTTGCTTGCATCCAGAGTACATGGCTACATTCTCAGGAAGGGAGGACAGTATAACCCTTTTCAGATACATATCACATTCAGAGGGCATTTGGGGTGTCCAACGCCAGTAACTGGGAACAACAAGGTTAAGTTCACGCTCAAGACAGGATTCTAGCTCTATAATTGTGTCTTGGCATCTCCTCATAGATTTGGCATTGATACTATTTTCCCAACACCACTGGTTCCTCCTCTCCCGAGGCAAACCCTCCCATTCCTTGTACACAGAAAGAAGGGTAAAGAGGTCGCCATCACAATGGCAAAATTGCATTTTAAGACAATCAGATCTTTGCTTATCCTTTTCACTACCAACTCTGCAGAATATGCTGCTAGCATTAGCCATCAAGGCAGCAAGGACAATGCCTTCTCTACCCAGTGTATGATGAAGACAGCCAAGAATCAGTTTACCAAGCCTAGGTTCGATCCCCATTCTTACCAGGTACCTACCTTCATTTGTTAATTCAATAACATTATTCTTCATTTGAATGACTCCTAAGAGGATTAGATTCCGGATAGCCATCTCAATGGAGCTTTGACTTGGAGCATCAACAAAATCAAACTCCTGCACATTCTTCACCCCTAAAGCAAGGATCCTCAAAACTGCAACACCAAGATGCACTCTTCTAATTTCAGGTTCTTGATTTTGTTCCATGCACTGATAATCAGCTTCAGAGTACAATCTATAGCACCGACCAGGTTCAGTCCTCCCAGCACGGCCGGCCCGTTGATTAGCAGAGCTTTGGCTAATCCAACAAACCTTAAGAACATTCATCCCACTACCAGGATCATATCGACTATCTTTAATCAAACCAGAATCTATCACATACTTAACCCCAGGAATTGTGAGAGATGTCTCAGCAAGATTGGTTGCAAATATCACTTTCCTTTTTCCAGGATAGTTCTGGAAAACATGAAATTGCTCACCGGGCAAAAGTTTCCCATGTAAGGGCAAAGCAACTGCAGACAGAGCTTCAAAGTTGTCACACGCCCATTCCACTTCTATCTGTGAGGTCAAAAATGCAAGAATAGTGCCCTCTTCCTCTGTTTTGTGAATCTCGATTGCCATTCTGACAACATCAGAAACATAAGGGGCAATGCCAGACTCAGAATGTCCTGCATAGTCAGAAGGAACATATTTCACATCCACGGGAAAGCTTCTTCCGAGCACATGAACAATTCGACAACTATAGAAGTATTCAGACAGCTGCTTTGCATCAGCTGTGGCAGACATAATGATAAGCCGCATTTCAACCCTTCTACAGAGTAAATTCTTGATCAATGCCAACAACAGATCAGTGTTTAAGCTCCTTTCATGAGCCTCATCAACTATGATGCATGAGACACCAGACAAATTCTTATCAGCCATGTAATGCTGCAATAAACAGTGGTCTGTCATGAATGTTATTTTAGAATCAAACTCATTCAAGGATGAAAATGTCGAATAACTATTGATCGCATTGCCTTCATAACATCCATTGCTTTCTTCCTGTACTCTTTGAGCTAATGATCTGGCAGCGATTTTTCGGGGTTGGGTGCATATAATCGACTCAGCAGCTCCTACACCTGAATCCGCAAGAAACTGTACCAGCTGAGTACTCTTTCCAGAACCAGTCTCTCCAACCAATACCGTTATCTGTTTAAACACAACACTAGTAAGAGCAACCCCAAATCACAAGAGATATATAAgcctcaaaaataaaaaattatgt harbors:
- the LOC107469111 gene encoding ATP-dependent RNA helicase DEAH11, chloroplastic, with amino-acid sequence MHHPDYNHRQPPPFRRHFSKPIDFHPNHYRPPGPPNPIAFQAPNFVLHLRRGRRHLRRDLINSIISQCPSKPQSFSILPYSSDHNYHRRSSSTVDAAILNFLQWVDTLNAVAYLWETRLDGMHDLTPELKSNVMVPSDEDELYSRLRAVFARHVKSLMQEAKELKRWEGESERLTKEIAGMEPQKKNKHYQVGEFFQMNENKKRFEEEKNLVERRVREFRCAMECLLKLLEEKGGVDEERNEGVTGNYYYHDYDYDAVFRFDGRLNWKRVHSIIMRERRRLEEGLPIYAYRRDILHDIHHQQITVLVGETGSGKSTQLVQFLADSGVGAAESIICTQPRKIAARSLAQRVQEESNGCYEGNAINSYSTFSSLNEFDSKITFMTDHCLLQHYMADKNLSGVSCIIVDEAHERSLNTDLLLALIKNLLCRRVEMRLIIMSATADAKQLSEYFYSCRIVHVLGRSFPVDVKYVPSDYAGHSESGIAPYVSDVVRMAIEIHKTEEEGTILAFLTSQIEVEWACDNFEALSAVALPLHGKLLPGEQFHVFQNYPGKRKVIFATNLAETSLTIPGVKYVIDSGLIKDSRYDPGSGMNVLKVCWISQSSANQRAGRAGRTEPGRCYRLYSEADYQCMEQNQEPEIRRVHLGVAVLRILALGVKNVQEFDFVDAPSQSSIEMAIRNLILLGVIQMKNNVIELTNEGRYLVRMGIEPRLGKLILGCLHHTLGREGIVLAALMANASSIFCRVGSEKDKQRSDCLKMQFCHCDGDLFTLLSVYKEWEGLPRERRNQWCWENSINAKSMRRCQDTIIELESCLERELNLVVPSYWRWTPQMPSECDMYLKRVILSSLPENVAMYSGCKQLGYEVAQTGQHVQLHPSCSLLVFAQKPSWVVFSELLSHSNQYLVCVSAFDFESLHSLDPPPLFDVCNMEKRKLETRTLSGFCCTLLKKFCGKGNGNLISLVSRIRKVCEDERISIEVNVDHNDIQLYATSHDMETAVQYVNEVLECEKKWLRTECIEKCLYHGSGFSPIALFGSGAEIKHLELGKRSLSVDVCHPNTDAIEDKQLLMFLEKNTSASVCSVHKYTCTGRDVDDREKWGRITFLSPDAALRAAELDGEEFCGSPLKISHSQTASGDKSFLFPAVKAKIFWPRRLSKGVAIVKCDIKDVDIMLRDFYSLSIGGRYVRCEPGRKDVDSVVISGFDKELSDAEILDVVRNATSIRISDFFLIRGDAVGNPPVSACEEALLKEISPFMPKKDPHINSCRVQVFQPEPRDVSMRALITFDGRLHLEAAKALEQIEGKVLPGCLSWQKIKCQRVFHSSLIVPLPVYRVIREELEKILKSFSNLKGVECRLEKTSNGSQRLKITANATQTVAEVRRPFEELSRGKRIDHASLTPAVVQLLLSREGFNLKSSLQQETGTYILIDRYNLSVRVFGPPDKVCLAQQKLIQSLLSFHEAKQLEIHLRGRDLPPDLMKQVVKQFGPDLSGLKVKVPGADLVLNIRRQIIYLRGNKELKQKVEEFIFEIVRSSHRAVEGLGTGPSCPICLCEVEDGYLLEGCCHLFCRSCLVDQCESAIRNQGTFPICCAREGCGDPILVTDLKALLLGDKLEELFRASLGSFVASSGGTYRFCPSPDCPSVYRVADPGTAGEPFVCGACYSETCTRCHLEYHPYISCDQYREFKDDPDSSLKAWCSGKEHVKRCPSCGYTIEKVDGCNHIECKCGKHVCWVCLEFFGSSDNCYDHLRNIHMAII
- the LOC107469067 gene encoding uncharacterized protein LOC107469067, with translation MGGQEKKIDQRTRKEIITAFTVSSHHKYAGIDLMQNCDLPPPSKVFVGPDETIVFPMNRACDAVGKEGEEEQRDGRHYGTYGGENGGGDDRDKIELLKALRASQTRAREAEKKAAVLRKERDGLSVALVEEAMQLFAYRQHVRLLELQVLHLRSLWPEKKHVNCCADTIGSSSMEDGSASDGERSNVKFVLALALTLGIGVTTVLACKYFL